The Alicyclobacillus macrosporangiidus CPP55 genome segment CGACGCCCCCGCCACGAGCACTGGCTTGCCGATCATCACCTTGTCGCCTCGGGACAGCCAGTCGATGGCGTTTTTCAAAACGCCTGGGACCGACCAGTTGTACTCGGGCGTCACCAGCAACACCGTGTCCGTCTCGACAATCCGGCGTTTGAACGCCTTCACCGGTTCCGGAGGATTCAGCTCCTGGTCCTGGTTGAAGTAAGGCAGGCTGGCGATGTCCGCGATCTCGATGTCCCACGTCCCCTGGTACCGCGTCTGCATCCAACGCGCCAAGCGCATATTATACGACCGCTGGCGCAGGCTGCCCACCAGCGCAATTCCATGCAT includes the following:
- a CDS encoding NADPH-dependent FMN reductase, whose product is MAMHGIALVGSLRQRSYNMRLARWMQTRYQGTWDIEIADIASLPYFNQDQELNPPEPVKAFKRRIVETDTVLLVTPEYNWSVPGVLKNAIDWLSRGDKVMIGKPVLVAGASTGMVGTVRAQLHLREILASPGVGARTLPPGGNEILIPFAQNKFSEDGLMDEATIEFIDQVVQKFLQFASA